A genome region from Triplophysa rosa linkage group LG24, Trosa_1v2, whole genome shotgun sequence includes the following:
- the syt10 gene encoding synaptotagmin-10 isoform X3 has protein sequence MGRQPSQNHPEDEEKRKVPEVMVNGRSSVKLLEAAMKISQTSPDIPAEVQQALRDRLSKQAKIQRQTTEPTSSSRHNSFRRHLPRQMNVTSVDFTMDTLPVRQSSTVSIGRIKPELYKQKSVDSEEGAKEPVEACGKLSFALSYDYEEQALVVRILKALDLPAKDFTGTSDPYVKIYLLPERKKKFQTRVHRKTLNPTFDEEFCFPVEYSELCNRKLHFSVYDFDRFTSHDMIGEVVVDNLFELSDLSREAVVWKDILAATTESVDLGEIMYSLCYLPTAGRMTLTVIKCRNLKAMDITGYSDPYVKVSLICDGRRLKKRKTTTKKNTLNPVYNEAIIFDIPPENVEQVSLSIMVMDYDRVGHNEVIGVCRAGPDAEGLGRDHWNEMLAYPRKPITHWHALCEWPGRASSFESQGSCPSPKPPQTP, from the exons ATGGGAAGACAGCCGTCGCAAAACCATCCAGAGGATGAGGAGAAGAGAAAGGTGCCAGAGGTAATGGTCAATGGACGCAGCTCGGTTAAACTCCTGGAGGCAGCCATGAAGATCAGCCAGACGTCGCCAGACATCCCAGCAGAGGTGCAGCAGGCTCTGCGTGACCGGCTGAGCAAGCAGGCCAAAATCCAGCGCCAGACAACTGAACCTACCTCTTCCTCCAG GCACAATTCTTTCCGCCGACACCTGCCACGGCAGATGAATGTGACCAGCGTGGACTTCACCATGGACACTCTACCCGTCCGTCAGTCTTCTACAGTCAGCATTGGCCGTATAAAACCCGAGCTTTACAAGCAGAAATCTGTGGACTCCGAAGAAGGTGCCAAGGAACCCGTGGAAGCGTGTGGAAAGCTGAGCTTTGCCCTCAGCTACGATTATGAGGAGCAAGCTCTCGTGGTTCGCATTCTCAAGGCCCTGGACCTCCCCGCCAAGGATTTCACAGGCACCTCTGACCCCTATGTAAAGATCTACCTGCTTCCCGAACGCAAGAAGAAGTTTCAGACGAGGGTGCACCGCAAGACGCTCAACCCAACGTTTGATGAGGAGTTTTGCTTCCCTGTGGAGTACAGCGAGCTGTGCAATCGCAAGTTGCACTTCAGCGTCTACGACTTTGACCGCTTTACAAGTCATGACATGATCGGTGAGGTGGTGGTTGATAACCTGTTCGAGCTGTCTGACCTGTCACGGGAAGCTGTGGTTTGGAAGGACATCCTGGCCGCTACTACA GAGAGTGTGGATCTGGGTGAAATTATGTATTCCCTTTGCTATCTTCCCACGGCTGGACGCATGACCCTCACCGTTATCAAATGTCGCAATTTAAAAGCCATGGACATAACTGGCTACTCTG ATCCATATGTCAAAGTGTCCCTCATATGTGACGGACGGAGACTCAAAAAGCGAAAAACAACCACCAAAAAGAACACGCTTAACCCTGTCTACAACGAAGCCATCATTTTCGACATCCCACCTGAGAATGTGGAGCAGGTCAGCCTGTCAATCATGGTGATGGATTATGACAG agTTGGACACAATGAAGTCATAGGGGTGTGCAGGGCTGGGCCAGATGCGGAGGGTCTTGGGAGGGACCACTGGAACGAGATGCTAGCTTATCCACGCAAGCCAATCACACACTGGCATGCCCTATGTGAG TGGCCAGGAAGAGCATCGAGTTTTGAGAGTCAAGGATCCTGTCCCTCTCCAAAACCCCCTCAGACCCCATAA
- the syt10 gene encoding synaptotagmin-10 isoform X2 gives MNPRPHGSSNIQWINRKDMNARTEDGISLCQRALQIVTELCLAGHVDREKCADIFPLESNIPDISVSLLAVVVGFCGLALLVVSLFVFWKLCWPIWRSKAFSTNADNCPQGVQSESPPAPPQVSQSISPYPETKTAIFMGRQPSQNHPEDEEKRKVPEVMVNGRSSVKLLEAAMKISQTSPDIPAEVQQALRDRLSKQAKIQRQTTEPTSSSRHNSFRRHLPRQMNVTSVDFTMDTLPVRQSSTVSIGRIKPELYKQKSVDSEEGAKEPVEACGKLSFALSYDYEEQALVVRILKALDLPAKDFTGTSDPYVKIYLLPERKKKFQTRVHRKTLNPTFDEEFCFPVEYSELCNRKLHFSVYDFDRFTSHDMIGEVVVDNLFELSDLSREAVVWKDILAATTESVDLGEIMYSLCYLPTAGRMTLTVIKCRNLKAMDITGYSDPYVKVSLICDGRRLKKRKTTTKKNTLNPVYNEAIIFDIPPENVEQVSLSIMVMDYDRVGHNEVIGVCRAGPDAEGLGRDHWNEMLAYPRKPITHWHALCEWPGRASSFESQGSCPSPKPPQTP, from the exons GGCATCAGCCTGTGCCAAAGGGCTCTCCAAATAGTGACGGAGCTGTGCCTCGCCGGGCACGTCGACCGGGAGAAATGCGCGGATATATTTCCACTGGAGAGCAACATACCAG ACATCTCTGTAAGTCTCCTAGCTGTGGTCGTAGGTTTCTGTGGCCTCGCCCTTTTGGtagtctctctctttgtcttttgGAAGCTGTGCTGGCCCATTTGGAGAAGCAAAGCGTTCTCAACCAATGCTGACAACTGCCCTCAGGGGGTGCAATCTGAGTCTCCCCCAGCCCCACCTCAGGTGTCTCAATCCATTTCTCCTTATCCTGAAACCAAGACGGCCATATTCATGGGAAGACAGCCGTCGCAAAACCATCCAGAGGATGAGGAGAAGAGAAAGGTGCCAGAGGTAATGGTCAATGGACGCAGCTCGGTTAAACTCCTGGAGGCAGCCATGAAGATCAGCCAGACGTCGCCAGACATCCCAGCAGAGGTGCAGCAGGCTCTGCGTGACCGGCTGAGCAAGCAGGCCAAAATCCAGCGCCAGACAACTGAACCTACCTCTTCCTCCAG GCACAATTCTTTCCGCCGACACCTGCCACGGCAGATGAATGTGACCAGCGTGGACTTCACCATGGACACTCTACCCGTCCGTCAGTCTTCTACAGTCAGCATTGGCCGTATAAAACCCGAGCTTTACAAGCAGAAATCTGTGGACTCCGAAGAAGGTGCCAAGGAACCCGTGGAAGCGTGTGGAAAGCTGAGCTTTGCCCTCAGCTACGATTATGAGGAGCAAGCTCTCGTGGTTCGCATTCTCAAGGCCCTGGACCTCCCCGCCAAGGATTTCACAGGCACCTCTGACCCCTATGTAAAGATCTACCTGCTTCCCGAACGCAAGAAGAAGTTTCAGACGAGGGTGCACCGCAAGACGCTCAACCCAACGTTTGATGAGGAGTTTTGCTTCCCTGTGGAGTACAGCGAGCTGTGCAATCGCAAGTTGCACTTCAGCGTCTACGACTTTGACCGCTTTACAAGTCATGACATGATCGGTGAGGTGGTGGTTGATAACCTGTTCGAGCTGTCTGACCTGTCACGGGAAGCTGTGGTTTGGAAGGACATCCTGGCCGCTACTACA GAGAGTGTGGATCTGGGTGAAATTATGTATTCCCTTTGCTATCTTCCCACGGCTGGACGCATGACCCTCACCGTTATCAAATGTCGCAATTTAAAAGCCATGGACATAACTGGCTACTCTG ATCCATATGTCAAAGTGTCCCTCATATGTGACGGACGGAGACTCAAAAAGCGAAAAACAACCACCAAAAAGAACACGCTTAACCCTGTCTACAACGAAGCCATCATTTTCGACATCCCACCTGAGAATGTGGAGCAGGTCAGCCTGTCAATCATGGTGATGGATTATGACAG agTTGGACACAATGAAGTCATAGGGGTGTGCAGGGCTGGGCCAGATGCGGAGGGTCTTGGGAGGGACCACTGGAACGAGATGCTAGCTTATCCACGCAAGCCAATCACACACTGGCATGCCCTATGTGAG TGGCCAGGAAGAGCATCGAGTTTTGAGAGTCAAGGATCCTGTCCCTCTCCAAAACCCCCTCAGACCCCATAA
- the syt10 gene encoding synaptotagmin-10 isoform X1 → MNPRPHGSSNIQWINRKDMNARTEDGISLCQRALQIVTELCLAGHVDREKCADIFPLESNIPGKGSSDISVSLLAVVVGFCGLALLVVSLFVFWKLCWPIWRSKAFSTNADNCPQGVQSESPPAPPQVSQSISPYPETKTAIFMGRQPSQNHPEDEEKRKVPEVMVNGRSSVKLLEAAMKISQTSPDIPAEVQQALRDRLSKQAKIQRQTTEPTSSSRHNSFRRHLPRQMNVTSVDFTMDTLPVRQSSTVSIGRIKPELYKQKSVDSEEGAKEPVEACGKLSFALSYDYEEQALVVRILKALDLPAKDFTGTSDPYVKIYLLPERKKKFQTRVHRKTLNPTFDEEFCFPVEYSELCNRKLHFSVYDFDRFTSHDMIGEVVVDNLFELSDLSREAVVWKDILAATTESVDLGEIMYSLCYLPTAGRMTLTVIKCRNLKAMDITGYSDPYVKVSLICDGRRLKKRKTTTKKNTLNPVYNEAIIFDIPPENVEQVSLSIMVMDYDRVGHNEVIGVCRAGPDAEGLGRDHWNEMLAYPRKPITHWHALCEWPGRASSFESQGSCPSPKPPQTP, encoded by the exons GGCATCAGCCTGTGCCAAAGGGCTCTCCAAATAGTGACGGAGCTGTGCCTCGCCGGGCACGTCGACCGGGAGAAATGCGCGGATATATTTCCACTGGAGAGCAACATACCAGGTAAAGGAAGTTCAG ACATCTCTGTAAGTCTCCTAGCTGTGGTCGTAGGTTTCTGTGGCCTCGCCCTTTTGGtagtctctctctttgtcttttgGAAGCTGTGCTGGCCCATTTGGAGAAGCAAAGCGTTCTCAACCAATGCTGACAACTGCCCTCAGGGGGTGCAATCTGAGTCTCCCCCAGCCCCACCTCAGGTGTCTCAATCCATTTCTCCTTATCCTGAAACCAAGACGGCCATATTCATGGGAAGACAGCCGTCGCAAAACCATCCAGAGGATGAGGAGAAGAGAAAGGTGCCAGAGGTAATGGTCAATGGACGCAGCTCGGTTAAACTCCTGGAGGCAGCCATGAAGATCAGCCAGACGTCGCCAGACATCCCAGCAGAGGTGCAGCAGGCTCTGCGTGACCGGCTGAGCAAGCAGGCCAAAATCCAGCGCCAGACAACTGAACCTACCTCTTCCTCCAG GCACAATTCTTTCCGCCGACACCTGCCACGGCAGATGAATGTGACCAGCGTGGACTTCACCATGGACACTCTACCCGTCCGTCAGTCTTCTACAGTCAGCATTGGCCGTATAAAACCCGAGCTTTACAAGCAGAAATCTGTGGACTCCGAAGAAGGTGCCAAGGAACCCGTGGAAGCGTGTGGAAAGCTGAGCTTTGCCCTCAGCTACGATTATGAGGAGCAAGCTCTCGTGGTTCGCATTCTCAAGGCCCTGGACCTCCCCGCCAAGGATTTCACAGGCACCTCTGACCCCTATGTAAAGATCTACCTGCTTCCCGAACGCAAGAAGAAGTTTCAGACGAGGGTGCACCGCAAGACGCTCAACCCAACGTTTGATGAGGAGTTTTGCTTCCCTGTGGAGTACAGCGAGCTGTGCAATCGCAAGTTGCACTTCAGCGTCTACGACTTTGACCGCTTTACAAGTCATGACATGATCGGTGAGGTGGTGGTTGATAACCTGTTCGAGCTGTCTGACCTGTCACGGGAAGCTGTGGTTTGGAAGGACATCCTGGCCGCTACTACA GAGAGTGTGGATCTGGGTGAAATTATGTATTCCCTTTGCTATCTTCCCACGGCTGGACGCATGACCCTCACCGTTATCAAATGTCGCAATTTAAAAGCCATGGACATAACTGGCTACTCTG ATCCATATGTCAAAGTGTCCCTCATATGTGACGGACGGAGACTCAAAAAGCGAAAAACAACCACCAAAAAGAACACGCTTAACCCTGTCTACAACGAAGCCATCATTTTCGACATCCCACCTGAGAATGTGGAGCAGGTCAGCCTGTCAATCATGGTGATGGATTATGACAG agTTGGACACAATGAAGTCATAGGGGTGTGCAGGGCTGGGCCAGATGCGGAGGGTCTTGGGAGGGACCACTGGAACGAGATGCTAGCTTATCCACGCAAGCCAATCACACACTGGCATGCCCTATGTGAG TGGCCAGGAAGAGCATCGAGTTTTGAGAGTCAAGGATCCTGTCCCTCTCCAAAACCCCCTCAGACCCCATAA
- the LOC130547583 gene encoding scavenger receptor cysteine-rich type 1 protein M130-like: MKSCLTLFFMSTIITLSTAGSVRLVGGSRPCNGRVEVFHDGQWGTVCDDGWNMDAATVVCKELGCGKPVRAIGLAHFGQGSGQIWLDEVKCNRSESTLKNCGSSGWGVGNCKHSEDAGIICSDRIPRLVNGSHLCSGRLEILQLKTWGTVCDAAFDDQDAEVVCRELNCGVPVQLLGADAFGKGEGPVWTQDIQCRGNESYFVFCPTSSLPKKCSHDNDVGIICSGYSQVTLVNGSDSCSGRVELQYFTEWGTVCDGCMNMRAASVVCRQMNCGIAVSVVGVDWFGEGSGEIWADVFECQGNETQLSQCSISSWSRAEYSHEQDVGVICSNSSLALHDGGVRLSGERECEGELEVYIDQVWRRVLLDSWSVTESSVVCRQLGCGSVLNFSGSSSSSAEHSHECVMSFKCSGTEHHLRNCSSSPQTLNCSSTQHLSITCLDHRSIRLVGSGGDCAGRLEVFHKGSWGTVCDDSWDVKDAHVVCRQLQCGVALSDQPVPAWFGPGSGPIWLDDVNCEGNETSLWNCSSRVWGDHDCNHKEDVGVVCSEFKEIRLSEGCEGNVEVFYNGSWGNVCINQMDRDTASLICQELNCGRSASEPSYSVGLMPTTNWLDYLKCRKHDNTLWQCPSLPWGLNNCYYNEVARITCFEEKSDLSPRSHLTSSTSHQRQCSNQFSLRLSGGKGRCSGRLEVYHNSEWGSVCDDLWDIRDAQVVCRQLGCGAALSADGNEAFGAGEGVVWLNRVECRGTEIHPWDCPHVLNNHTDCSHKEHVRLTCADLSVSTTSATTTTASPSVSQTSRRAVPSTSVTQAQTPPAASLFIPPVVVIVLGVLLLLLLVPLLILIQHNRVMRRALTDLSKSRHGTEGIYEEINYRHTHFTQRGDSDIKVKQATPDDYDVITNGLEYESADAYDDGKPMRAEETLGNYDDAITCGQSISAVRVFAEAETVTEVENMDVNLIFQCESWLLDINCVKILLPGNL; the protein is encoded by the exons ATGAAGAGCTGTTTGACCCTCTTTTTTATGAGCACGATCATCACACTATCCACTGCTG GCAGTGTAAGGCTGGTCGGTGGCAGCAGACCTTGTAATGGGAGAGTGGAGGTTTTTCATGATGGTCAGTGGGGAACGGTGTGTGATGATGGATGGAATATGGATGCTGCAACAGTGGTGTGCAAAGAGCTGGGCTGTGGCAAACCGGTACGTGCGATTGGCCTCGCTCACTTTGGACAAGGATCAGGGCAAATCTGGTTGGATGAGGTGAAGTGTAATAGATCAGAGTCTACACTGAAGAACTGTGGATCATCCGGATGGGGTGTTGGCAACTGTAAACATAGTGAAGATGCTGGAATTATTTGTTCAG ACCGCATTCCCAGACTTGTAAATGGATCCCACCTGTGCTCTGGGAGATTAGAGATACTTCAACTGAAGACGTGGGGTACAGTGTGTGATGCTGCGTTTGATGATCAGGATGCAGAGGTTGTGTGTAGAGAGCTGAACTGTGGGGTTCCTGTACAGCTGCTGGGAGCAGATGCTTTTGGTAAAGGAGAGGGACCCGTGTGGACACAAGACATTCAGTGTAGAGGAAACGAATCATACTTTGTGTTCTGCCCAACGTCCTCCTTACCTAAAAAATGCTCCCATGACAATGATGTGGGAATTATATGCTCTG GTTACTCACAGGTTACACTGGTAAATGGTTCAGACTCCTGTTCTGGTCGAGTTGAGCTTCAGTATTTCACAGAGTGGGGCACAGTGTGTGATGGGTGCATGAATATGAGAGCTGCCAGTGTTGTCTGCAGACAGATGAATTGTGGGATTGCTGTGTCTGTTGTGGGAGTGGACTGGTTTGGAGAGGGATCTGGTGAAATCTGGGCTGATGTGTTTGAATGTCAggggaatgaaacacaactCTCACAATGTTCAATCTCTTCATGGAGTCGAGCTGAATACTCTCATGAACAAGATGTTGGAGTCATTTGTTCTA ATTCCTCTCTGGCTCTTCATGATGGTGGAGTGAGGTTGtctggagagagagaatgtgaggGGGAGCTGGAAGTTTACATTGATCAGGTCTGGAGGAGAGTTCTGCTGGACTCATGGAGTGTCACTGAATCCTCTGTGGTCTGCAGACAGCTGGGCTGTGGCTCTGTGCTGAACTTCTCTGGCTCCTCTTCATCCAGCGCTGAACACAGTCATGAGTGTGTGATGAGCTTCAAGTGCTCTGGGACTGAACATCATCTGAGGAACTGCAGCAGCTCTCCACAAACTCTCAACTGCAGCTCCACACAACACCTGTCAATCACCTGCCTTG ATCACAGGTCCATCAGGTTGGTGGGTTCTGGTGGAGATTGTGCAGGGAGGCTGGAGGTTTTTCACAAAGGCTCATGGGGGACAGTGTGTGATGACTCCTGGGATGTTAAAGATGCTCATGTGGTGTGCAGACAGCTGCAGTGTGGAGTGGCTCTCAGTGATCAGCCAGTACCAGCCTGGTTTGGTCCTGGTTCTGGACCCATATGGCTGGATGATGTGAACTGTGAGGGGAATGAGACGTCTCTGTGGAACTGCTCTTCACGGGTCTGGGGAGATCATGACTGTAACCACAAGGAGGATGTAGGAGTCGTGTGCTCAG AGTTTAAAGAGATCAGGTTAAGTGAAGGCTGTGAAGGGAATGTGGAGGTTTTCTACAATGGATCCTGGGGTAATGTTTGTATAAATCAGATGGACAGAGACACAGCGAGTCTGATCTGTCAAGAGCTGAACTGTGGAAGATCTGCCAGTGAACCCAGTTATTCAGTGGGACTAATGCCAACTACAAATTGGTTGGATTATTTAAAATGTCGAAAACATGACAATACATTGTGGCAATGCCCATCTTTACCATGGGGTCTGAATAACTGTTATTATAACGAGGTGGCCAGAATCACTTGCTTTG AGGAAAAAAGTGATTTGTCTCCACGGAGTCATCTGACCTCTTCTACATCCCACCAGAGACAATGTTCAA ATCAGTTTTCTCTCAGACTGAGTGGAGGTAAAGGCAGGTGTTCTGGGAGGCTGGAGGTGTATCATAACTCTGAGTGGGGTTCAGTCTGTGATGATCTGTGGGACATCAGAGATGCTCAGGTGGTCTGCAGGCAGCTGGGTTGTGGAGCAGCATTGAGTGCTGATGGGAATGAAGCGTTTGGTGCTGGTGAAGGTGTTGTGTGGCTGAACAGAGTCGAGTGCAGAGGGACAGAGATTCACCCGTGGGACTGTCCTCACGTCCTGAATAACCACACTGACTGCTCACACAAAGAACATGTTAGACTCACCTGTGCAG atttGTCTGTGTCCACAACTTCTgccacaacaacaacagcttctCCTTCAGTTTCTCAGACTAGCAGGAGAGCAGTGCCATCAACATCAGTGACTCAAGCACAAACTCCTCCAGCAGCGTCTCTCTTCATTCCTCCAGTGGTTGTGATTGTTCTGGGAGTTTTGCTCTTACTGCTCTTAGTGCCGCTGCTGATACTGATTCAACACAACAGAGTGATGAGGAGAG CACTCACAGATCTCTCTAAGAGCAGACACGGGACTGAGGGAATTTATGAAGAGATTAATTACAGACACACTCACTTTACTCAGAGAGGTGACTCAG ACATTAAGGTCAAACAGGCTACACCAGATGACTATGATGTCATCACTAATGGACTTGAGT ACGAGTCAGCTGACGCCTATGATGATGGGAAACCAATGAGAGCAG aggAAACACTGGGGAATTATGATGATGCCATCACTTGTGGACAAAGTATCAGTGCTGTAAGAG TGTTTGCGGAAGCTGAGACAGTTACAGAAGTGGAGA ATATGGATGTCAACCTTATCTTCCAATGCGAGTCTTGGCTCCTGGATATTAATTGTGTCAAGATACTTTTGCCTGGTAACCTTTAA